The DNA window CTAGTTCAACTCCCGAAAGGGATTTAGACAATAGTTGATGCATTTTAGCGGTTTCATCCACACATTTTTGCATATCGGTATGCTGGTAAAGCAAGCGAATAAGCGAATTGAATGGGGGATAGTGGAATTCTCGCCGACTGGCCAACTCAATTTGGGCAAATTGCCCATATTGGTGCATGGCCGCAAATTTGATGATCGGATGGTCGGGTTGATAGGTTTGAATAACCGTCATCCCTCTGTCCGCTCCCCTGCCACTCCGCCCCGATGCTTGAATTAACAAACTGGCGGTACGCTCAGCCGCTCGAAAATCGGGTAACATTAACCCGGATTCGGCTAAAACAATCCCCACCAAATTGACGTTGGCAATATCCCAACCTTTAGCGATCATCTGTGTACCCAATAATATATCATAGTTGTGCGCGGCAAATTGCTGATACATCTCGGCAATGCTGTCACGTTTTACCGTGGTATCCTTATCCATCCTTAACAACCGAGCCTGCGGAAATAGCTGATGCAGTTCGGATTCAATTTTTTCGGTACCACTGCCACGGTGTTTTAATGAATCGCTCTGGCAATTTGGGCAAAGTGCCGGCGCATCGTCGGCATAATCGCAGTGATGACAGCGCATAATTGATCTTCCACGAGCAACATGAAAAGTGAGTGGGACATTACAGTTTGGACAAAAAATGATATGCCCGCAGGTAGTGCAAAATAATGATGCCGATGTGCCTCGCCGGTTAAGCAACAAAACCACCTGTTTCTGCTTTTCTAATGTTTGAGTGATGTATTCTTTCAGCGGATCAGAAATTAAACCACCATTAAGTCGATGTTGACGTAAATCGACTATCACGTTTTCGGGCAAAAATGGTTGATTAATACGATTTTCGAGCTTAGAAATATCATACTTTTTCATACTAACCTGCGTAATACTATCTAAACTAGGTGTAGCTGAACCTAAAATTAGCTTTGCTTTCAACTGCTTGGCTAATTGGCCAGCAACTGCCCGTGTATGATAGCGAGGCGAGCTTTCTTGATAATAGCTTGATTCATGCTCTTCATCTATAACAATCAATTTTAAATTAGAAAACGGTAAAAATAATGCCGACCGAGAGCCAACCACCAGCTTAACTTGCCCGTGCCGAATTTGCCAATAAATTCGGCGGCGCTCACTGGTAGAAAGTTGACTGTGCCAAACCGCAACTGATATGCCAAACCGATCTGTAAACCGCGCTAGGGTTTGGGGAGTTAAAGCGATTTCGGGCACTAAAATAAGCCCGTCTAGGTTTTGATTAATTATTTTTTCGGCGCATCGCAAATAAACCTCGGTCTTACCCGAACCGGTTACGCCATATAATAGAATAGGCTTTTCTGACGCGTTGATTATAGATAATGCGTGAGTCTGAG is part of the Patescibacteria group bacterium genome and encodes:
- the priA gene encoding primosomal protein N' codes for the protein MVKLLPKIAEVLVSRSGQKDIFSYTIPEKLSTVLEVGHVVKVPLKNKIVDGVVWDINSSTPNYTLKPIKNIIDPELKLLPHQKELAIWMSKQYLAPLSDCVFAFLPVFTKSVESTPKEVPVHVGGDKLELTEAQTHALSIINASEKPILLYGVTGSGKTEVYLRCAEKIINQNLDGLILVPEIALTPQTLARFTDRFGISVAVWHSQLSTSERRRIYWQIRHGQVKLVVGSRSALFLPFSNLKLIVIDEEHESSYYQESSPRYHTRAVAGQLAKQLKAKLILGSATPSLDSITQVSMKKYDISKLENRINQPFLPENVIVDLRQHRLNGGLISDPLKEYITQTLEKQKQVVLLLNRRGTSASLFCTTCGHIIFCPNCNVPLTFHVARGRSIMRCHHCDYADDAPALCPNCQSDSLKHRGSGTEKIESELHQLFPQARLLRMDKDTTVKRDSIAEMYQQFAAHNYDILLGTQMIAKGWDIANVNLVGIVLAESGLMLPDFRAAERTASLLIQASGRSGRGADRGMTVIQTYQPDHPIIKFAAMHQYGQFAQIELASRREFHYPPFNSLIRLLYQHTDMQKCVDETAKMHQLLSKSLSGVELVGPSSCFYDKIRGRYRYHILIKILDEGQIDQVKSQIQDLTKPWVIEINPESVL